A stretch of Apostichopus japonicus isolate 1M-3 chromosome 9, ASM3797524v1, whole genome shotgun sequence DNA encodes these proteins:
- the LOC139973049 gene encoding uncharacterized protein, with protein sequence MMAVVVKFLCLYLLVCLSLTRLEVSAKRDYKVDRCEDESLKFNSSIGSTQSFVEVSFVPPVFPHDTHSKKITSGVYLIRPIGYLTPFEVYCSNWIDGSGWTVIQRRSDGFVNFKRNWSEHKEGFGFLSTEFWIGNEKLSHLTNQAVYELRVDMTLSNGSSFYSAYKGFRIADEWSQYKIVNMIALDSNVGTLISACPSNMIYATCSCKATCEDPNGQTGYSSDCLGSEGCTCPAGFLIQGSDCILPSECGCFETEINSVIPNRETYFNNDCTQKCSCSNNRLICEDNRCSTNAVCDVRDGLRKCYCNEGYGGDGYICESLSDCQDVYDAGHRQDGVYTFYQLDGQIHHLVYIVKWKMVEDGQFFNVAVAAVPVSIKTGMRTKKDLGT encoded by the exons ATGATGGCGGTTGTGGTTAAATTTCTATGTCTTTACTTGCTAGTGTGTCTTTCCCTGACGAGACTTGAAGTGTCGGCAAAGAGAGACTATAAG GTTGATCGATGTGAAGACGAGAGTTTAAAATTTAACAGTTCGATCGGAAGCACGCAAA GTTTTGTAGAGGTCTCCTTCGTTCCACCTGTATTTCCGCATGATACACACAGCAAAAAAATAACATCTGGAGTGTACCTGATACGACCGATTGGATACTTAACTCCCTTCGAGGTTTACTGTAGCAACTGGATCGATGGTAGTGGTTGGACG GTCATTCAAAGGCGCTCAGATGGCTTTGTCAATTTTAAGAGAAATTGGTCAGAACATAAAGAAGGCTTTGGATTTTTGTCAACTGAATTTTGGATAGGAAATGAAAAGCTATCGCACTTGACGAATCAAGCAGTGTACGAACTTCGTGTGGATATGACCTTGTCCAATGGATCGTCCTTCTACTCAGCTTACAAAGGGTTTCGTATTGCTGATGAATGGAGTCAGTATAAAATTGTGAATATGATCGCACTGGACAGCAACGTAG GTACATTAATATCTGCTTGTCCGTCGAATATGATCTACGCAACCTGCAGTTGCAAAGCAACGTGTGAAGATCCCAACGGACAAACTGGTTATAGTAGCGACTGTTTGGGTAGTGAGGGTTGCACCTGTCCAGCTGGTTTCTTAATTCAAGGGAGTGACTGCATCCTTCCGAGTGAATGTGGATGTTTTGAAACGGAAATCAATTCGGTGATACCA AACAGAGAAACGTATTTCAACAATGACTGCACCCAGAAGTGTTCCTGTAGCAATAACCGACTGATCTGTGAAGACAACAGATGTAGTACCAATGCTGTATGTGATGTCAGAGATGGATTACGAAAGTGTTATTGTAATGAGGGATATGGAGGTGACGGTTACATTTGTGAGTCCTTGTCAGATTGTCAGGATGTTTATGACGCTGGACATAGACAAGACGGCGTTTATACCTTCTACCAACTGGATGGCCAGATTCACCATTTAGTGTATATTGTAAAATGGAAAATGGTGGAGGATGGACA GTTTTTCAACGTCGCAGTGGCGGCAGTACCAGTTTCTATCAAAACTGGGATGCGTACAAAGAAGGATTTGGGGACCTGA
- the LOC139973804 gene encoding uncharacterized protein, translating into MLYLFRRHRGGLTSLFLIIFISSSVSSQGGPERQRSVNDHGDQTLTSSFFFYQRAEYPRDCHEVLSQCPSSRNDGVYVIKPDGYPEPFEVYCNNSLGDGGWTVIQRREDSSINFNRSWDEYENGFGFLSHEFWLGNEKISYITNQRKYQLRMDITTESGCSFFVTYETFRISDSFSHYKLVSTGEYTGAADPCIEWCPTNKVLNRCKCEGSCADPTCTESCSSTPTCVCPDGFLMDGEHCIPRENCTCFIEEAENGQGVVLTEGEVYVNPSCTKRCSCNSGLLSCDDTYRCSPNGNCEERQSVLQCYCNTGYTGDGVECTQSTSVDCGGLRGATSDSIQNIQPAGWTDGPFQVTCDVTDGGGWLVFQRRVDSSVDFFLYWDDYTDTFGDVDGNFWLGNDKLAALTSQTQYELRIDFVSKSGEHYYAKYSSFSVGNEATNYLLSVSGYDSSSTVGYDAMTYSNGAEFSTRDRDNDGYSYNYADYYKSAWWYNYNYYCDLNRRYTGSYTIYWYNFPGGNYNIRSTEMKIRPRT; encoded by the exons ATGTTGTACTTGTTTAGAAGACATCGTGGAGGTTTAACCTCTCTGTTTctcatcatttttatttccaGCAGCGTGTCTTCTCAAGGAGGG CCGGAACGTCAAAGGAGCGTAAATGACCACGGAGACCAAACTTTGA CGTCATCGTTTTTCTTCTACCAACGTGCTGAATACCCACGAGACTGCCATGAAGTGCTAAGCCAATGTCCATCGTCTAGAAACGATGGTGTTTACGTCATCAAACCAGATGGCTATCCCGAACCTTTTGAAGTATATTGTAACAACAGTCTAGGTGATGGCGGATGGACG GTCATACAGAGACGAGAGGATAGTTCAATCAACTTCAATCGTTCGTGGGACGAATATGAAAACGGTTTTGGTTTCCTTTCTCATGAATTTTGGCTCGGCAATGAGAAGATATCCTACATCACCAATCAGAGGAAATATCAGCTCCGCATGGATATAACTACAGAATCCGGTTGTTCATTCTTCGTGACGTATGAAACTTTCCGCATCAGTGACAGCTTCAGTCATTACAAACTGGTTAGCACCGGAGAGTATACCGGAGCAGCAG ACCCATGCATCGAGTGGTGTCCCACCAACAAGGTTCTCAACAGGTGCAAATGTGAAGGTTCATGTGCCGATCCTACATGTACCGAATCATGCTCTAGCACACCCACTTGCGTTTGTCCCGATGGGTTCTTGATGGACGGGGAACACTGTATACCTAGAGAGAATTGTACTTGTTTCATAGAGGAAGCAGAGAACGGTCAAGGAGTAGTTCTAACG GAAGGTGAAGTATATGTGAACCCTTCTTGTACCAAACGATGTTCTTGTAACAGCGGTCTGTTAAGCTGTGATGATACATACCGGTGCAGTCCCAATGGTAACTGTGAGGAACGACAAAGCGTATTACAGTGTTACTGTAACACAGGGTACACGGGCGATGGAGTCGAGTGTACTCAATCCACTTCTGTCGACTGTGGTGGATTGAGAGGAGCAACATCGGATAGTATCCAAAATATACAACCAGCTGGGTGGACAGATGGGCCATTTCAGGTCACGTGCGATGTCACAGATGGAGGAGGCTGGTTG GTCTTTCAACGCCGTGTTGATAGTAGCGTCGACTTTTTCTTATACTGGGACGATTACACAGATACTTTCGGCGACGTCGATGGAAATttctggcttggaaatgacAAACTTGCAGCCTTGACGAGCCAAACTCAATATGAACTAAGAATAGACTTTGTTTCCAAATCTGGAGAACATTACTATGCTAAGTACAGTTCCTTCAGCGTAGGCAACGAGGCAACTAATTACTTACTCAGCGTCAGTGGTTATGACTCTTCCAGTACAGTAG GTTACGACGCTATGACTTATAGCAACGGTGCTGAATTCTCTACACGAGATCGTGACAACGATGGTTATTCTTATAATTATGCCGATTATTATAAATCCGCATGGtggtataattataattattattgtgaCCTCAATCGACGGTACACTGGATCTTATACCATTTATTGGTATAACTTCCCTGGCGGTAATTACAACATAAGgtcaacagaaatgaaaatacgACCTCGAACCTGA